A single region of the Leptodactylus fuscus isolate aLepFus1 chromosome 5, aLepFus1.hap2, whole genome shotgun sequence genome encodes:
- the CHCHD5 gene encoding LOW QUALITY PROTEIN: coiled-coil-helix-coiled-coil-helix domain-containing protein 5 (The sequence of the model RefSeq protein was modified relative to this genomic sequence to represent the inferred CDS: deleted 2 bases in 1 codon; substituted 1 base at 1 genomic stop codon), whose translation MVNRQSAPTNHLPLLRLSQSQAAPPPTRKWSKTMCTLQGXLGVRLNMQAALEVTAKYCRNELEEYGTCVSSKPGTWQQDCHELKVKVAQCTSSHPIIRKIRTQCAEPFSAFEQCLKQNQTTVENCSKHVTEFLQCAESVKMSDQTQN comes from the exons ATGGTTAACAGACAGAGCGCTCCAACCAATCATCTGCCT CTGCTGCggctcagccaatcacaggccgcaCCTCCCCCAACCAGGAAGTGGAGTAAGACCATGTGCACACTTCAAGGGTGACTTGGTGTCAGACTGAACAT GCAGGCCGCCCTGGAAGTCACAGCCAAATACTGCCGCAATGAGCTGGAAGAGTACGGGACGTGCGTGAGCAGCAAACCGGGAACCTGGCAACAAGACTGCCATGAGCTGAAAGTGAAGGTGGCTCAGTGCACGTCATCCCA CCCCATAATACGGAAGATTCGTACACAGTGCGCTGAACCCTTTTCAGCTTTCGAACAATGTCTAAAACAGAACCAGACCACGGTGGAAAACTGTTCCAAACACGTAACCGAATTTCTTCAGTGTGCCGAGAGCGTCAAAATGTCTGACCAG ACCCAGAACTGA